One Gadus chalcogrammus isolate NIFS_2021 chromosome 4, NIFS_Gcha_1.0, whole genome shotgun sequence DNA segment encodes these proteins:
- the LOC130380937 gene encoding uncharacterized protein LOC130380937, whose amino-acid sequence MDAKRRAVLSITLDTFLEQEIMAVIFLKQFQNLVEEDRSKHKRAVVEALYVLRPRVNIILKSGTEWQIMLDMDDHKFARHFRVSKTRFDVLKEYLQEGGLQCDHSHGLPPLPIPKKVLMFLWYMGNQNCFREISDKFNVSSSSAHRTILQVLTIMSTLGWGFVSWPKGCEKRVSATSFQRTCGHERVIGAIDGCHIRLQCPRVRGVDHMNRKSFYSVLLQGIVDAEGRFINVFTGMPGKVHDARLLRSSWFFQEWQERMGEYRLLGDSAYIGQDFPFIISPRRDNGALTDADLRRNTDISRGRVIIEQAFGRDEMQVEAH is encoded by the exons ATGGACGCCAAAAGGAGAGCAGTTTTGTCAATCACACTGGACACTTTCCTAGAACAGGAAATCATGGCTGTGATTTTCCTGAAACAGTTCCAGAATCTCGTGGAAGAAGATAGAAGTAAACACAAACG GGCTGTGGTTGAGGCTCTGTATGTGCTGCGGCCCAGAGTGAACATTATCCTGAAGTCTGGCACAGAGTGGCAGATAATGCTAGACATGGATGATCACAAATTTGCCCGGCATTTCAGAGTATCCAAAACCCGGTTTGACGTCCTTAAAGAGTACCTACAGGAGGGTGGCCTGCAATGTGACCACAGCCATGGGCTGCCCCCCCTGCCTATTCCCAAGAAGGTACTCATGTTCCTGTGGTACATGGGTAACCAGAACTGCTTCCGGGAGATATCAGACAAGTTTAACGTCTCATCTTCATCAGCACACCGCACCATACTCCAAGTGCTAACCATCATGTCCACCCTTGGCTGGGGTTTTGTCTCTTGGCCTAAAGGCTGTGAGAAGAGGGTGTCTGCCACCAGCTTCCAACGCACATGTGGCCATGAGAGGGTCATTGGAGCGATTGATGGCTGCCACATTAGATTACAGTGTCCACGGGTCAGAGGAGTGGACCACATGAACAGGAAGTCCTTCtactctgtcctcctccagggGATTGTGGATGCTGAAGGCCGATTCATCAATGTCTTCACTGGAATGCCTGGCAAAGTGCATGATGCCCGGCTGCTGCGGTCCTCCTGGTTTTTCCAAGAATGGcaggagaggatgggggagtACCGTCTGCTGGGGGATAGTGCATACATCGGTCAGGATTTTCCCTTCATCATCTCCCCCCGGCGTGACAACGGGGCTCTTACTGATGCAGACCTTCGTCGCAACACCGACATCAGCCGGGGAAGAGTCATCATTGAGCAGGCATTTGGGAGGGATGAAATGCAAGTGGAGGCGCATTAG